From one Plasmodium knowlesi strain H genome assembly, chromosome: 11 genomic stretch:
- a CDS encoding ATP-dependent RNA helicase SUV3, putative, which yields MLQCFVSTCRRGRVFLPPHGQIRLIRSFRGGGTASTSVGENEDKAADRSTYQGTYRGIDHVERYPREDPAPPRGKHAAEKITEDYMKAQRLIPLSENELQKIRNILIKIVTNEEIQRQVMRSCNIPSFFLQDSHVRNDFLEHLRGDTTCAFELREFLQKEEEDFKDGETKCVSMKYTKLLAIFQEFIKKNYYKQWIFYEHVRRICDFSELNELVKKKKKKKKKARKLHLYVGPTNSGKTYEAFQSLCKSSNGLYCAPLRILAWEIHKKLIKLNKVTNLLTGQEIIKEKNATHTVCTVEMTPLDKQYDCVVVDEIQMINHDTRGCAWTNVLLNLECEEIYLCGSDNIISLMKKLADLLEDELTIKQFERLGKLHVQENTVEWEKLKTGDCVITFSRNSIMMLKNRLERLNKRVFVIYGSLPPELKRSQVELFNRCCAQQEKIEQVDDIPKAEVPFSNDKKKETILIATDVIGMGVNINIRRIIFYSLQKFDGDKLRYLYASEVLQIAGRAGRFHHNGGEPITGYVTCFHAHDLNTVKGIFRNEKNGVLDGKVLQNNYLENFTFSPSCCSQGVVESSTDSRRNDEGRYPDGKDSGAHLDGPRHKVDSEGLLGESTPTPNRSILKNAHCVDSVFEQIEEKKKNTCTKAGFFPDFNMINQLKRMLEHEHKAKVELHEIMSILVDYAKLNDNYFFLTKNYNQMITIAKFLKEIKLDNETLFVYTLCPINVNDVNMLTTLRTFAFCHELLNFVDFFECINEDIFPTTAVGGVEELMGRHSSYRGALRDGLPLQGGTFNSGTTDSMIACSDSKEGKEELSNNVLAGETCHHSITQESPSPFGISTGHSNHLHVGPQECLSVLEVYYEIIDLYSWLHKKFPSIYISMDLVNDEKKKVTNAIMEVLARSCEEEEVGAGEGGRITRKGTVNGETMQKTCDDTSTVTTLS from the coding sequence atgttGCAATGTTTTGTGTCGACTTGCCGAAGGGGGAGggtcttcctcccccctcatGGGCAGATCCGACTGATTAGAAGCTTCAGAGGGGGGGGAACAGCATCGACAAGCGTAGGCGAGAATGAAGACAAGGCGGCAGATCGGTCGACATATCAGGGAACGTATCGTGGAATTGATCATGTGGAAAGGTATCCTCGTGAGGACCCAGCTCCCCCCCGCGGGAAGCACGCGGCTGAAAAAATAACGGAAGATTACATGAAGGCACAACGACTAATCCCACTCAGCGAAAACGAACtgcaaaaaataaggaacatCCTAATCAAGATTGTAACGAACGAGGAGATACAACGCCAAGTTATGCGTTCTTGTAACATCCCCAGTTTTTTTCTGCAGGACAGTCACGTGCGAAACGATTTTTTGGAACACCTTCGGGGAGATACAACGTGTGCGTTCGAGTTAAGGGAGTTTCtgcaaaaggaggaggaagattttAAAGACGGGGAAACAAAATGTGTGTCCATGAAGTACACTAAACTGCTAGCCATTTTCCAAgagttcataaaaaaaaattactacaAGCAGTggattttttatgaacatgtCAGGCGAATTTGCGATTTTAGCGAGTTAAATGAactggtaaaaaaaaaaaaaaaaaaaaaaaaaaaagcgaggAAACTACACTTGTACGTTGGACCAACGAACAGCGGAAAGACGTACGAAGCTTTTCAATCTTTGTGTAAATCAAGTAATGGGTTGTATTGTGCTCCTTTAAGAATCTTGGCGTGggaaattcacaaaaaattaattaaactGAATAAAGTCACCAACTTATTAACAGGGCAAGaaataattaaagaaaaaaatgcaacacaCACAGTTTGTACAGTGGAGATGACTCCACTGGATAAACAATACGACTGTGTTGTCGTTGACGAAATTCAGATGATTAATCATGATACAAGAGGATGTGCATGGACAAATGTTCTTCTTAACCTGGAGTGTGAAGAAATATACCTGTGTGGTAGTGACAACATAATCagtttgatgaaaaaattagcaGATCTGTTGGAGGACGAGTTAACTATAAAGCAATTCGAACGGTTAGGAAAATTGCATGTGCAGGAAAATACAGTGGAATGGGAAAAACTAAAGACGGGAGACTGCGTAATTACATTCTCCAGAAATAGCATAATGATGTTAAAGAATCGGCTAGAGCGCTTGAATAAACGAGTTTTTGTAATTTATGGGAGTTTGCCGCCGGAACTGAAACGCAGTCAGGTGGAGTTGTTCAACCGATGCTGCGCAcagcaggaaaaaattgaacaagtGGACGATATTCCCAAAGCAGAAGTACCTTTCTCCAATgacaagaagaaagaaaccATTTTAATTGCCACGGATGTGATAGGCATGGGGGTGAACATTAACATAAGaagaattatattttattctttgcaaaaatttgatGGAGATAAATTAAGGTATTTGTACGCTTCGGAGGTGTTACAAATAGCAGGGAGGGCTGGAAGATTTCACCATAATGGTGGAGAACCCATAACAGGTTACGTAACTTGTTTTCATGCACACGATTTAAACACTGTAAAAGGAATTTttaggaacgaaaaaaatggtgtGCTCGATGGAAAAGTGttgcaaaataattatttggaaaattttactttttcaccGAGTTGTTGTAGTCAGGGCGTTGTTGAGTCCTCTACCGATTCAAGAAGAAATGATGAGGGGAGATATCCAGATGGGAAGGATAGTGGTGCACACTTAGATGGACCACGGCACAAAGTCGATAGTGAAGGATTATTGGGGGAATCCACTCCCACCCCCAACAGGagcatattaaaaaatgcacattgTGTGGATTCCGTTTTCGAgcaaatagaagaaaaaaaaaaaaatacttgtACAAAGGCAGGATTTTTTCCAGACTTTAACATGATAAATCAATTGAAAAGAATGCTAGAGCATGAACACAAAGCAAAGGTAGAGTTGCATGAAATTATGAGTATACTGGTAGATTACGCGAAGCTTAatgataattatttttttttgacaaaaaattataaccAAATGATAACCATTGCTaagtttttaaaagaaataaagttGGACAACGAAACCCTCTTTGTGTATACCCTTTGCCCGATAAATGTCAATGATGTTAATATGTTAACTACACTGAGAACCTTTGCTTTCTGTCATGAGCTACTAAATTTTGTGGATTTCTTTGAGTGCATaaatgaagatatttttcCTACTACAGCAGTGGGGGGGGTTGAGGAGTTAATGGGGAGGCATAGCAGCTACCGGGGTGCGCTCAGGGATGGCTTACCTCTCCAAGGAGGTACTTTCAATAGCGGCACCACGGATAGCATGATCGCCTGCTCAGATTCTAAAGAGGGTAAAGAAGAATTATCAAACAATGTCCTCGCTGGCGAAACTTGCCATCACTCCATAACACAGGAGAGTCCAAGTCCATTCGGCATCTCCACAGGCCATTCCAACCATCTACATGTGGGACCACAGGAATGCCTCAGCGTGTTGGAAGTTTACTACGAAATAATCGACCTGTACTCCTGGCTACATAAAAAGTTCCCTAGCATTTATATAAGCATGGATTTAGTaaatgacgaaaaaaaaaaagttaccaaCGCAATTATGGAAGTGTTGGCACGGTCGtgtgaagaggaggaggtgGGCGCTGGTGAGGGGGGGAGAATCACTCGAAAAGGAACTGTAAACGGGGAGACAATGCAAAAGACTTGTGATGACACATCCACAGTAACGACACTCTcttaa